In Desulforegula conservatrix Mb1Pa, one DNA window encodes the following:
- a CDS encoding two-component system sensor histidine kinase NtrB: MNYHGRILDSGYSEELKMRLAEALSVYQGLDSVPGPFLHYISAWDEKTGAIWYEFASKGFLKIFDTDTEGLPEIFRKAVIDQRVYKYFDVTIKKHIIRKADMAFIRESQRKQGKTAGNIEAVYKIRTQSGRILWLKDSVLIESFDNDGICLSFGNLTEVSKEMELEEELARTKTALEDSEKRYRLLFEESGEALFLLDSEGVIKMVNRRAAELAGMDISELSGICIDRIFEFDSTVNAGGLSLLGASDFFETVLKKRDDSRTPVEIGVTTVEGVDERLYQLIIRDISLRRALEDERIKSGKLEVANTIAAGISHDFNNILSIIVGNTSLAQMELEKSSRVHNMLGQIEKAANMGKSITHKFINFSQTRKVYRQNILVGPVINEAVMLNLGTSGIKIVTNIPKDLPEVRIDCDSIRLALSSIMSNALEAAVSSDNTVKIEAEKVIMDADSIHPGFLLPPGEYVKITVSDNGPGICKEDMPRIFDPYFSTRERGVRKGMGLGLTIAYSAVKQNDGHIHILSEEGRGTKVMVYLPVAGRTHGINIWKI; encoded by the coding sequence TTGAACTATCATGGAAGAATATTGGACTCAGGTTATAGTGAAGAACTGAAAATGCGTCTTGCTGAAGCGCTGTCGGTTTATCAGGGGCTTGATTCAGTGCCCGGGCCTTTTCTTCATTATATTTCTGCCTGGGATGAAAAAACAGGCGCAATATGGTATGAGTTTGCAAGCAAAGGCTTTCTGAAGATTTTTGATACGGACACAGAAGGGCTGCCGGAAATTTTTAGGAAGGCTGTTATTGATCAGAGAGTATATAAATATTTTGATGTAACAATCAAAAAGCATATAATCAGAAAAGCTGATATGGCTTTTATCAGGGAAAGCCAGAGGAAGCAGGGTAAAACCGCCGGGAATATTGAAGCAGTATACAAAATCAGAACCCAGAGCGGAAGAATTTTGTGGCTTAAGGATTCCGTACTAATTGAGTCATTTGATAATGATGGGATCTGTCTGTCATTCGGGAATCTTACGGAGGTTTCCAAGGAGATGGAGCTGGAAGAGGAACTGGCAAGAACCAAGACAGCTCTTGAAGACAGCGAAAAGCGCTACCGTCTTCTTTTCGAGGAATCTGGCGAAGCTCTTTTTCTTCTGGACAGTGAGGGTGTAATAAAAATGGTGAACCGACGGGCTGCCGAGCTCGCCGGAATGGATATTTCCGAATTATCAGGAATCTGCATAGATCGTATTTTTGAATTCGATTCTACAGTGAATGCTGGTGGCCTTTCGTTATTAGGCGCGTCAGATTTTTTTGAAACAGTGTTAAAAAAGAGGGATGATTCCAGAACTCCTGTGGAAATAGGGGTGACAACCGTAGAGGGTGTGGATGAGCGTCTTTACCAGCTGATAATCAGGGATATTTCATTAAGAAGGGCGCTTGAGGACGAGAGAATAAAGTCAGGAAAGCTTGAGGTGGCAAATACAATCGCTGCCGGAATTTCCCATGATTTTAACAATATTCTTTCAATTATAGTTGGAAATACATCCCTTGCCCAGATGGAGCTGGAAAAAAGCAGCAGAGTACACAATATGCTCGGGCAGATTGAAAAAGCCGCAAACATGGGGAAGTCAATCACCCATAAATTTATTAATTTTTCACAGACCAGAAAGGTCTATCGCCAGAATATTCTGGTCGGCCCTGTCATTAATGAAGCTGTCATGCTCAATCTCGGGACTTCAGGAATAAAAATAGTGACAAATATTCCGAAGGATCTTCCTGAGGTACGCATAGACTGTGATTCAATAAGGCTTGCTTTATCAAGTATAATGTCCAATGCGCTCGAGGCTGCAGTCTCGTCAGACAATACAGTGAAGATAGAGGCTGAAAAGGTCATTATGGATGCAGATTCCATTCATCCCGGCTTTCTTTTGCCTCCTGGTGAATATGTTAAAATAACCGTGTCTGACAATGGCCCTGGAATATGCAAGGAAGATATGCCAAGGATTTTTGATCCCTATTTTTCTACACGGGAGAGAGGTGTGAGAAAAGGTATGGGGCTTGGTCTTACGATTGCTTACTCTGCGGTTAAACAGAATGACGGCCATATACATATCCTTTCTGAAGAGGGACGGGGTACAAAAGTTATGGTCTATCTTCCTGTAGCTGGCAGAACCCATGGTATAAATATCTGGAAAATTTAG
- the rpsT gene encoding 30S ribosomal protein S20 gives MANHKSAEKRAKQGEKKNLRNRMVKTHVKTAVKKVLAAVTEKDENAASVLDMAKSAIDKAAKKGVIHKRNAARKISRLAKKLNAINKANA, from the coding sequence TTGGCTAATCATAAGTCAGCAGAAAAAAGAGCAAAACAGGGCGAGAAGAAAAACCTTCGCAACAGAATGGTAAAAACTCATGTTAAAACAGCAGTAAAAAAAGTCCTCGCAGCTGTTACTGAAAAAGATGAAAATGCAGCAAGCGTTCTTGACATGGCAAAATCAGCCATAGACAAGGCTGCAAAAAAAGGCGTAATTCACAAACGCAATGCAGCAAGAAAAATTTCCCGTCTTGCAAAAAAGCTTAATGCGATAAATAAAGCAAACGCGTAA
- the lptE gene encoding LPS assembly lipoprotein LptE produces the protein MNKRYLSVLIILLVCTFTSCGYRFAVGTKLPGGIKKLGIQMFENKSRESGYEVVLTNSLIEEFISKSADTYSSLEKADGFIKGEISRIDIKGITHSNPDIATERKAVVFLDVNLVDKSGKLVRQLAKLTDEEAYKVSDNRTTTENNKQNALLTVSKRMAETVYEKLNEY, from the coding sequence TTGAATAAAAGATATTTAAGTGTTCTTATCATCCTTCTTGTCTGTACGTTTACATCCTGCGGCTACAGGTTTGCCGTTGGAACAAAACTTCCCGGAGGCATTAAAAAGCTTGGTATCCAGATGTTTGAAAACAAAAGCAGGGAAAGCGGATACGAGGTTGTTCTGACCAATTCCCTTATTGAGGAATTCATCAGCAAGAGCGCGGATACTTATTCTTCTCTCGAAAAGGCTGACGGATTCATCAAGGGCGAGATCTCAAGGATAGACATTAAGGGCATAACACACTCAAATCCTGATATTGCCACTGAAAGAAAGGCCGTGGTTTTTCTGGACGTGAATCTTGTGGATAAGAGCGGAAAACTTGTAAGGCAGCTTGCAAAGCTGACGGACGAGGAAGCTTACAAGGTTTCTGATAACAGGACAACAACTGAAAATAATAAGCAGAATGCGCTTTTGACGGTTTCAAAAAGAATGGCTGAAACTGTTTATGAAAAGCTGAATGAATATTGA
- the leuS gene encoding leucine--tRNA ligase — protein sequence MDKNYRPEMIESKWQGFWEEKSSFKSVIDKTKPKYYVLEMFPYPSGKIHMGHVRNYTIGDVIARYKKMKGFNVLHPMGWDAFGMPAENAAISNNTHPAAWTYSNIEAMKVQLKRLGFSYDWQKEIATCKSDYYKWEQWLFIKMFEKGMAYRKESHVNWCDPCQTVLANEQVEDGECWRCGNQVRQKRLDQWFFRITDHVEELLQECDNLTGWPEKVTTMQRNWIGKSVGARIRFAIEESPETIEVFTTRPDTLFGATFMCLAPEHPLVLSLSSGKETEADVKVFLEKIATQDRSSRNIDMLEKEGVFTGAYCINPMTGRKMPVFAANFALMEYGTGAVMSVPAHDQRDFDFALKYNLERIVVIQPKGETLDAETMKAAYTAPGFLVNSGDFTGMDNKDAQDAIATYLKDKGLGDKAVTYRLRDWGISRQRYWGSPIPMIHCDSCGIVPEKIENLPVLLPEDAQLLENGGSPLPALDFFKKVQCPKCGNPDAVRDTDTMDTFVESSWYFIRYCNPFCTTGMIDRESVDYWMPVDQYIGGVEHAILHLLYSRYFTRVMRDEGLVGISEPFDKLLTQGMVCRETMTCPEHKFLYYDEIVQTESGPVCKMCSSPVTSGRLEKMSKSKKNGVDPDKMLDKYGADTTRLFCLFAAPPERDLEWSDQGIEGADRFLNRVWRIISRYYDLINGKKSYSGSVDALSGKVQELFRKANFTIKKVGEDIENRYQFNTAISAVMELVNLLYLMEGEEEAPFAPEVIRFSIESMTLLLAPFVPHISEELWAFLGDGSSVSAKAWPVYREDALVADEVTVVVQVNGKLRGKLNMPLDSDEETVKKLALEDPQVEKFIDGKPLKKVIYVKNKLLNIVV from the coding sequence ATGGACAAAAATTACCGCCCCGAAATGATAGAATCTAAATGGCAGGGCTTTTGGGAAGAAAAATCGTCCTTTAAGTCTGTCATAGATAAGACAAAACCCAAATACTATGTACTTGAAATGTTTCCCTATCCTTCCGGGAAGATTCATATGGGCCATGTGCGTAACTATACCATTGGAGACGTGATCGCCAGATACAAAAAAATGAAAGGCTTCAACGTACTTCATCCCATGGGCTGGGATGCTTTCGGTATGCCAGCGGAAAACGCCGCTATCAGCAATAATACACATCCGGCTGCCTGGACATATTCCAATATCGAAGCCATGAAAGTTCAGTTAAAGCGTCTCGGTTTCAGTTATGACTGGCAAAAGGAAATAGCCACTTGCAAATCTGATTATTACAAATGGGAACAGTGGCTTTTTATAAAAATGTTTGAAAAAGGCATGGCTTACAGAAAAGAATCCCATGTCAACTGGTGCGATCCATGCCAGACAGTTCTTGCAAATGAGCAGGTTGAAGACGGGGAATGCTGGAGATGCGGAAATCAGGTTCGTCAGAAAAGGCTGGATCAGTGGTTTTTCCGCATAACAGATCATGTCGAGGAGCTTCTTCAGGAATGTGATAATCTCACTGGCTGGCCTGAAAAAGTAACAACGATGCAGAGGAACTGGATAGGCAAGAGCGTGGGTGCAAGAATCAGATTTGCCATCGAGGAAAGCCCGGAAACAATAGAAGTATTCACAACAAGACCTGACACTTTATTCGGCGCTACATTCATGTGTCTTGCTCCTGAACATCCTCTTGTCCTTTCACTTTCGTCAGGAAAGGAAACAGAGGCTGATGTAAAAGTTTTTCTCGAAAAAATTGCCACCCAGGACAGATCCAGCAGAAATATCGACATGCTGGAAAAAGAAGGCGTGTTTACAGGCGCATATTGCATAAATCCGATGACAGGCAGGAAAATGCCGGTATTTGCCGCCAATTTTGCCCTGATGGAATATGGAACAGGCGCTGTCATGTCTGTACCTGCCCATGACCAGAGAGATTTTGACTTTGCGCTAAAATATAATCTCGAGCGCATTGTAGTTATTCAGCCAAAGGGTGAAACCCTTGATGCTGAGACAATGAAGGCCGCTTATACAGCTCCTGGTTTTCTTGTTAACTCAGGTGATTTTACAGGTATGGACAATAAGGATGCCCAGGATGCCATAGCAACTTATCTTAAGGATAAGGGGCTGGGGGACAAGGCTGTGACCTACAGGCTGCGTGACTGGGGCATCTCAAGGCAGAGATATTGGGGAAGTCCCATCCCTATGATTCACTGTGATTCATGCGGGATAGTTCCTGAAAAAATTGAGAATCTGCCTGTTCTGCTTCCAGAGGATGCCCAGCTCCTTGAAAATGGTGGATCTCCTCTTCCTGCGCTCGATTTTTTCAAGAAGGTACAGTGTCCTAAATGCGGAAATCCCGATGCAGTCAGGGATACGGACACAATGGATACTTTTGTGGAATCGTCGTGGTATTTTATAAGATATTGCAACCCTTTCTGCACCACAGGGATGATAGACCGTGAGTCAGTTGATTACTGGATGCCGGTTGATCAATATATCGGCGGCGTTGAACACGCGATTCTTCATCTTCTTTACTCAAGATATTTCACAAGGGTAATGAGGGACGAAGGGCTTGTCGGCATCTCGGAGCCATTTGACAAGCTTCTGACCCAGGGGATGGTTTGCAGGGAGACCATGACCTGTCCTGAACACAAATTTCTTTATTATGATGAAATTGTTCAGACAGAATCAGGGCCTGTTTGCAAAATGTGCTCAAGTCCAGTTACTTCAGGACGCCTTGAAAAAATGTCCAAGTCAAAGAAGAACGGCGTAGATCCGGATAAAATGCTCGATAAATACGGCGCTGACACTACAAGGTTATTCTGTCTCTTTGCTGCTCCTCCTGAAAGGGATCTTGAATGGAGCGACCAGGGTATAGAAGGCGCTGACAGGTTCCTCAACAGGGTCTGGAGGATCATCAGCCGTTATTATGATCTCATAAACGGCAAAAAATCATACTCAGGATCGGTGGATGCACTATCAGGAAAGGTTCAGGAACTTTTCAGGAAAGCTAACTTTACCATCAAAAAAGTTGGGGAAGACATTGAAAACAGATATCAGTTCAATACCGCAATAAGTGCTGTCATGGAACTTGTTAATTTGCTCTATCTCATGGAAGGAGAGGAAGAAGCTCCATTTGCTCCTGAAGTTATCAGATTCTCAATCGAGTCCATGACACTTTTGCTTGCGCCTTTTGTTCCCCATATTTCAGAAGAACTCTGGGCTTTTCTTGGAGATGGCTCAAGTGTTTCTGCAAAGGCTTGGCCTGTTTACAGGGAAGACGCCCTTGTTGCAGACGAGGTGACCGTGGTTGTTCAGGTTAACGGGAAACTCAGAGGAAAGCTCAATATGCCTCTGGATTCGGATGAGGAAACAGTAAAAAAGCTTGCACTCGAAGATCCGCAGGTAGAGAAGTTTATCGATGGCAAACCTTTGAAAAAGGTTATCTATGTCAAGAACAAGCTTCTTAATATAGTAGTTTAA
- a CDS encoding Rne/Rng family ribonuclease, with the protein MSIKILINAVDSEECRIAKISSNKLEEFHIETAAREITQGNIYKGIVTRVEPSLQAVFVDYGSDRHGFLQRQEIHTDYFQDGIQVSQSLRKLIKKGQEVMVQVTKDPAQTKGAMLTTFISLPGRYAVLMPGSTNIGVSRKIENEEERKRLKEIISKLKLPEDFGLILRTIGENCTKTDVDKDVRYLMKLWKEINVKAQNEKAPALLYKERSLALRSIRDYLTPDVKEIIIDHEVVYKEVKQFVQIISAVQAKQIKHHKGDNPLFAHYKIEDQISSIFEKRVQLKSGGYIIIEQTEALVSIDVNSGKATQQDSIEQTAFSTNQEAAEEIARQLRLRDLGGLIIIDFIDMKETKHKLEIEKNLKAHLKEDKARAKIGKISKFGLLELSRQRIRPSIEFGSFITCPLCSGKGTILSTEALGLAFLRELRTESLKQGITQIKASLPVNVANYILNNKRSELYDIETKKGITITILGEHGIAPMAREITSS; encoded by the coding sequence ATGAGTATAAAGATCCTTATCAATGCGGTGGACAGTGAAGAATGCCGCATAGCAAAAATCTCAAGCAACAAGCTTGAAGAGTTTCACATTGAAACAGCGGCAAGGGAAATCACCCAGGGCAATATTTATAAAGGTATTGTGACTAGGGTGGAACCAAGCCTTCAGGCCGTATTCGTGGATTACGGCTCAGACAGACACGGGTTCCTGCAAAGGCAGGAAATCCATACGGATTATTTCCAGGACGGTATTCAAGTCAGCCAATCCCTCAGAAAGCTGATCAAAAAGGGCCAGGAAGTCATGGTTCAGGTCACGAAAGATCCTGCACAGACCAAAGGCGCAATGCTGACCACCTTCATATCCCTTCCCGGCCGTTACGCAGTTTTAATGCCTGGCTCGACAAATATCGGGGTTTCCAGAAAAATTGAAAACGAAGAAGAAAGAAAACGCCTCAAGGAAATAATATCGAAGCTCAAACTGCCCGAAGACTTCGGGCTTATCCTTAGAACCATAGGTGAAAACTGCACAAAAACTGACGTTGACAAAGACGTCAGATATCTCATGAAGCTGTGGAAGGAAATAAACGTCAAGGCCCAGAATGAAAAGGCCCCTGCCCTTCTTTACAAGGAACGCAGCCTTGCACTCAGATCAATCAGGGACTATCTGACGCCGGATGTCAAAGAAATAATAATTGACCATGAAGTGGTCTACAAGGAAGTCAAACAATTTGTGCAGATCATCTCTGCTGTCCAGGCAAAGCAGATTAAACACCACAAAGGCGACAATCCTCTTTTTGCCCACTATAAAATTGAAGACCAGATATCATCAATTTTTGAAAAAAGAGTCCAGCTGAAATCAGGCGGTTATATCATAATTGAACAGACAGAAGCGCTCGTATCCATAGATGTCAATTCAGGCAAGGCCACACAACAGGACAGCATTGAACAGACCGCATTTTCGACGAATCAGGAAGCAGCCGAGGAAATAGCAAGACAGCTCAGACTAAGGGATCTTGGCGGCCTTATAATAATAGACTTCATTGATATGAAGGAAACAAAGCACAAACTTGAAATTGAAAAAAATCTCAAGGCCCACCTGAAAGAAGACAAGGCAAGGGCAAAAATCGGCAAAATTTCAAAATTCGGGCTTCTCGAACTCTCCAGACAGAGAATCAGGCCATCCATTGAATTCGGCAGCTTCATCACCTGCCCTCTTTGCAGCGGCAAGGGCACCATTCTTTCAACCGAAGCCCTTGGACTTGCTTTTTTGAGAGAACTCAGAACAGAGTCACTTAAGCAGGGAATAACCCAGATAAAAGCATCTTTGCCAGTAAATGTTGCAAACTATATTCTGAACAATAAAAGATCCGAACTCTATGATATCGAAACAAAAAAAGGAATTACAATAACAATACTGGGCGAACACGGGATTGCACCAATGGCGAGGGAAATCACCTCGTCCTGA
- the yajC gene encoding preprotein translocase subunit YajC, with translation MIGTAYAMGQSGAATQAPGGAFAQFIPILIMFVIIYFLLIRPQQKKMKEHKEMMNNIKKGDKIVTSGGIYGTVTSVSETTVHLEIADKLEIKLDKACVNTVLNAANQKAKEGK, from the coding sequence TTGATAGGCACTGCTTATGCAATGGGACAGAGCGGCGCGGCAACCCAGGCGCCTGGCGGAGCTTTCGCCCAGTTTATTCCAATTCTGATCATGTTTGTGATCATTTATTTTCTTCTGATTCGTCCACAGCAGAAAAAAATGAAAGAACACAAAGAAATGATGAATAACATCAAAAAAGGCGACAAGATTGTCACCTCCGGAGGAATCTACGGTACAGTAACCTCCGTATCCGAAACCACAGTGCATCTTGAAATAGCTGACAAGCTGGAAATCAAGCTGGACAAGGCATGCGTCAATACAGTTCTCAACGCTGCCAACCAGAAAGCTAAAGAAGGCAAATAA
- the secD gene encoding protein translocase subunit SecD has product MKNYSWKLITAIAVIVISATFVAPTFKEGIWPNKKINLGLDLQGGMNLVLDVQSDVAVEKSLERMSEEVKVLLRRDQIQYDAVKFVKESKSIEISLKSKADKEKLQESMKKEFGTLKQTNESSQGDAYTVTMAFPAEEVNNIKKMSVDQALETIRNRIDAFGVAEPDIRKHGEKGIIIQLPGIQDSQRAKDLIGKTALLEFKLVEDSGSIDSPPPGTQVLYQNEKDAESGKSSPKPFLIKKQALLSGDTITDARVQIDSQNYNKPHVTITFDKKGSRIFERITGENVQKRLAIILDNKVYSAPVIQDKISGGTARITGNFTLDEAKDLAVVLRAGALPAPVVIQEERLVGPALGADSIRLGVTSALIGLLIVVCFMLVYYRFAGLIANIALLVNILVIGAVLAMLGATLTLPGIAGIILTIGIAVDANVLIYERIREELRAGKTLRAAVNSGYEIATVTILDANITTLISTIVLFQFGTGPVKGFAVTLTIGVLASMYTAIILTRGIFEMILSNPERKTISI; this is encoded by the coding sequence TTGAAAAACTATTCATGGAAACTAATCACGGCGATTGCTGTAATCGTCATATCAGCCACATTCGTGGCACCGACTTTCAAGGAAGGAATCTGGCCCAACAAGAAAATCAATCTTGGGCTTGACCTCCAGGGCGGGATGAATCTTGTACTTGATGTACAATCAGATGTGGCTGTCGAAAAATCCCTTGAAAGAATGAGCGAAGAAGTAAAAGTTCTTCTCCGCAGGGATCAGATCCAATATGACGCGGTCAAATTCGTCAAAGAGTCCAAGTCCATTGAAATAAGTCTTAAATCAAAGGCGGACAAGGAAAAGCTTCAGGAATCCATGAAAAAGGAATTCGGAACACTGAAGCAGACAAACGAATCTTCCCAGGGTGATGCGTATACTGTAACCATGGCCTTCCCTGCCGAAGAGGTTAATAACATAAAAAAAATGTCAGTTGACCAGGCTCTTGAGACAATAAGAAACAGAATTGACGCTTTCGGTGTTGCTGAACCTGACATAAGAAAACATGGCGAAAAGGGTATCATAATACAGCTTCCTGGCATCCAGGATTCCCAGAGGGCAAAGGATCTGATCGGAAAGACCGCCCTTCTCGAGTTCAAGCTTGTTGAAGACTCAGGCAGCATAGATAGTCCTCCTCCGGGCACCCAGGTTCTGTACCAGAATGAAAAAGACGCCGAGTCAGGCAAGTCTTCGCCAAAGCCTTTTCTTATAAAGAAACAGGCTCTTTTGTCCGGCGACACGATTACAGACGCAAGGGTTCAGATTGATTCCCAGAATTACAACAAGCCCCACGTAACAATCACGTTCGACAAAAAAGGTTCGAGAATATTTGAAAGAATCACCGGGGAAAATGTTCAGAAACGACTTGCAATAATACTGGACAACAAGGTTTATTCAGCGCCTGTAATTCAGGATAAAATTTCCGGGGGAACAGCAAGAATCACAGGTAATTTCACCCTTGACGAGGCCAAGGACCTTGCGGTTGTCTTAAGGGCAGGTGCTCTTCCGGCTCCTGTTGTGATTCAGGAAGAAAGACTCGTAGGCCCTGCGCTCGGAGCTGACTCGATCCGCCTTGGAGTCACATCCGCACTTATTGGATTGTTGATTGTAGTCTGTTTCATGCTTGTTTATTACAGGTTTGCAGGCCTTATTGCCAATATAGCGCTTTTGGTGAACATCCTTGTGATAGGCGCAGTGCTTGCCATGCTTGGAGCAACACTTACTCTTCCTGGCATTGCCGGCATAATCCTGACCATAGGCATAGCAGTTGACGCCAATGTACTGATCTATGAAAGAATCAGGGAAGAGCTGAGGGCAGGCAAGACTCTCAGGGCTGCCGTAAATTCAGGCTATGAGATAGCGACTGTGACAATTCTTGATGCCAATATCACAACCCTCATATCAACAATAGTTCTTTTCCAGTTTGGTACAGGCCCTGTCAAAGGATTTGCAGTTACCCTCACAATAGGCGTTCTTGCGAGTATGTACACAGCCATAATTCTGACCAGGGGAATTTTTGAAATGATTCTGTCAAATCCTGAAAGAAAGACAATCAGTATTTAA
- the secF gene encoding protein translocase subunit SecF, with translation MQFIKPGTNFDFIGKWKIAAAFSCALIVITIISLVYHSGPRYGVDFVGGAQIELKADKQLHADDLREALKNIGIDDPSLQNSGKPEENRFILRTQSQIKGGQGFTDDMKKKLEETTNAKIEILSVDVVGPQVSGELRKMALMAIFFALLFIAIYISGRFEMKWGESIFASGVLIGIVYLVSLFNVSIPILIGIALIVSLVMFWMLGHKFALGAIASLIHDVIITVGFFSVLKLEFNLPVIAAILTIIGYSLNDTIIVFDRVRETIKSNKGKLTFGELMNKSINDTLSRTILTSLLTLISITPLYLMGSGSIKDFTFAMIIGIFTGTYSSIYVAGAIVYALETKRSKKPIAQT, from the coding sequence ATGCAATTCATTAAACCAGGAACTAACTTTGACTTCATTGGAAAATGGAAAATAGCAGCAGCCTTTTCCTGCGCCCTTATAGTGATAACGATCATATCGCTCGTATATCATAGCGGCCCAAGATACGGGGTTGACTTTGTCGGAGGCGCCCAGATCGAGTTAAAGGCTGACAAACAGCTGCATGCAGATGATTTAAGAGAGGCTCTCAAGAACATCGGGATAGATGATCCGAGTCTTCAGAATTCAGGAAAGCCTGAAGAAAACAGATTCATACTCAGAACCCAGTCCCAGATCAAGGGTGGCCAGGGATTCACGGATGATATGAAAAAGAAGCTTGAAGAAACTACAAACGCAAAGATTGAAATACTAAGCGTAGATGTGGTTGGCCCCCAGGTAAGCGGCGAGCTAAGAAAAATGGCGCTTATGGCCATATTTTTTGCCCTTCTTTTCATAGCCATCTATATTTCCGGCCGTTTCGAGATGAAATGGGGCGAAAGCATTTTTGCCAGCGGCGTACTGATAGGAATAGTGTATCTTGTTTCGCTATTCAACGTAAGCATACCGATCCTGATAGGAATAGCCCTTATTGTCAGCTTGGTCATGTTCTGGATGCTTGGTCATAAATTCGCTTTAGGAGCCATAGCATCCCTTATCCATGACGTAATAATAACGGTTGGATTCTTCTCTGTTCTGAAGCTTGAATTCAACCTGCCTGTCATAGCGGCCATCCTCACGATCATAGGTTATTCACTGAATGACACCATCATCGTTTTTGACAGGGTCAGGGAAACAATAAAGAGCAATAAGGGTAAACTGACCTTTGGAGAGCTCATGAACAAGAGTATCAATGATACTCTGAGCAGAACAATCCTGACATCTCTCCTTACGCTGATATCCATTACTCCGCTTTACCTGATGGGATCAGGATCGATAAAGGATTTTACATTCGCAATGATCATAGGAATATTCACAGGAACCTATTCCTCCATTTATGTAGCAGGTGCCATAGTTTATGCGCTTGAAACCAAGCGTTCAAAAAAACCTATCGCCCAGACATAA
- a CDS encoding tetratricopeptide repeat protein, translating into MKKIFSSTLPLKSILFSSAIILSGMSLQACDFFKKKDAEKKNESAKAGDSQIETEKKIDEILKKVDKILANMEESQKHARDEKPLESELNQQDHETPSDAHPAPEHAEKKIEETQPQQNQQHGSETEKKTSAEKPKESPDVIYKKAMDAYKSKNFESAAILFDEIVLYFPGNDLLDNSLYWKGESLFGLKKYDEAIEAFKIVAEKYPDSEKAPSSLLKAGYAYQAMGNREESIVYFKKTVSTYPFSQQGAVALSMLEKP; encoded by the coding sequence ATGAAAAAAATATTCTCCTCAACCTTGCCCCTTAAAAGCATCTTGTTTTCTTCCGCGATCATTCTGTCAGGAATGTCATTGCAGGCCTGCGATTTCTTCAAAAAAAAAGATGCTGAAAAAAAAAATGAGTCAGCCAAGGCAGGAGACAGCCAGATAGAAACAGAGAAAAAAATTGATGAAATCTTAAAAAAAGTTGATAAAATCCTTGCCAATATGGAAGAGTCCCAAAAGCATGCCAGGGATGAAAAACCTCTTGAATCAGAATTAAATCAACAAGACCATGAAACACCTTCTGATGCACATCCTGCTCCAGAACATGCTGAAAAAAAAATAGAAGAAACACAACCCCAACAAAACCAGCAACATGGGTCTGAAACTGAAAAAAAGACATCGGCAGAAAAGCCCAAAGAGTCTCCTGATGTTATTTATAAAAAAGCAATGGATGCCTATAAATCAAAAAATTTTGAAAGCGCGGCAATCCTATTTGATGAAATTGTCTTATATTTTCCGGGAAATGACCTTTTGGACAATTCCCTTTACTGGAAAGGAGAAAGTCTGTTTGGCCTTAAAAAATATGATGAGGCAATAGAGGCTTTCAAAATAGTGGCTGAAAAATATCCTGACTCGGAAAAAGCGCCTTCGTCTCTTTTAAAAGCTGGCTATGCATACCAGGCAATGGGAAACAGAGAAGAATCGATTGTCTATTTCAAAAAAACTGTATCTACGTATCCATTTTCCCAGCAGGGTGCTGTCGCGCTTTCAATGCTGGAAAAGCCCTGA